A region from the Rhodamnia argentea isolate NSW1041297 chromosome 7, ASM2092103v1, whole genome shotgun sequence genome encodes:
- the LOC115752448 gene encoding homeobox-DDT domain protein RLT3 isoform X1 produces the protein MELKRKTPLQLQALETFYSEEKYPTQKAMKGYAASLGLTFKQVQGWFIEKRKRRKRNCEVPFGISVQDRAQSADLLPLTCGHLACTNAKRTGKPICLQDMLFSPGYILKKVFRKDGPVLGVEFDSLPTGSLLHGKAGPRNNLSCLQILREPKKRKVSTQEMTDSQDGFNSDPLKRHGIGKGLMTAWRATNPDGGDFPSGVDIVGRAGATSRVSTSKLKKSCQSKNKRQQTVAMIQRKLRDKLSRKKNPLMNKKKEVKRKPFNQDSVLKETRRVKCDLSLEGGITQELLDKFAMLVDDEELEMRELQAGPNPVSCSNHFASNGSNGCSLCKDFLAKFPPMSVKMKQPFCMQPWDSLETVKKLFKAIHFLYTYAAMLDINSFTLDEFAQAFHDKDSLLLGKIHLALLKLLLFDIETELTRGSFHHLSKSCKLLALLHSVENQDIIVDFWKKSLNPLTWTEILRQVLVAAGFGSKKGASHREAVNEEMSLMMKYGMRPGTLKGELFRLLSEQGNNGLKVSEMARASQVMGLNISSNTEELEKAICSTLSSDITLFEKISPSIYRLRINFTSKDAEHLQSDTDDSGSVENLDDDMCSSGDDSECDSGDLTVGIFKCANSHKRKNSMMIIDTEIDESHPGEVWLLGLMEGEYSDLSIEEKLNALVALIDLVRAGSSILMEPEQNSSQIVTEAVPSSVYTGCGAKIKRASSNQQNLLGSSLVHHEQRHGLSLSAETQPIDSSALLSKLHVKQISSGKLTEAEDVEIADYPHPMQSVYLGSDRRYNRYWLFLGPCNASDPGHRSFYFESSEDGHWEIIDTKEAFCSLLSVLDNRGVREALLIESLEKRKAFIFQSMSRCMVSQADVRSGILSDMSERDSVREASSSPISDVDNGTSLIASGDSFPLCSAITIEVGKKGEELKQRWSRLKAVDSWIWNSFYLALNAVRHKRKSYHDSLNKCERCHDLYWRDEKHCKICHTTFELDFDLEEKYAIHAATCREKEETDTFPKHRVLSSQLQSIKAAIHAIESAMPEDALIGAWTKSAHRLWVKRLRRTSSLTELLQVLADFVSAINRDWLRQCNTVPGCNLSGEEIVAYFPIIPHTTSAVALWLVKMDMLVAPYLETLRSSENH, from the exons ATGGAGCTGAAGAGGAAAACTCCACTTCAGCTTCAAGCGCTGGAGACATTTTACTCAG aGGAGAAGTATCCGACACAAAAGGCTATGAAAGGTTATGCTGCATCGTTAGGATTGACGTTCAAGCAAGTGCAGGGATGGTTTATAGAGAAGAGGAAGCGACGTAAAAGGAACTGTGAAGTTCCCTTCGGTATTTCTGTTCAAGACAGAGCACAGTCAGCTGATTTGTTGCCTTTGACATGTGGACATCTAGCTTGTACTAATGCTAAGAGAACGGGAAAGCCCATTTGTCTGCAGGATATGTTGTTCAGTCCTGGTTATATTCTGAAGAAAGTGTTTCGCAAGGATGGTCCCGTCCTTGGTGTAGAATTCGATTCTCTTCCTACAGGGTCTCTTTTGCATGGTAAAGCTG GCCCTCGAAATAATCTTTCTTGCCTTCAGATTCTCAGggaaccaaaaaagagaaag GTATCCACTCAAGAAATGACAGATAGCCAGGATGGCTTTAATAGTGATCCATTGAAAAGACATGGCATTGGCAAGGGTTTGATGACAGCTTGGCGCGCAACCAATCCTGACGGTGGAGACTTTCCTTCTGGTGTGGATATTGTTGGAAGAGCTGGCGCTACATCACGtgtgtcaacttcaaaattaaaGAAGTCTTGTCAAAGCAAAAACAAGCGTCAACAAACTGTTGCAATG ATACAGAGGAAGCTGAGGGACAAGttatcaagaaaaaagaaccctTTGATGAATAAGAAGAAAGAGGTGAAACGG AAACCGTTTAATCAGGATTCAGTTCTGAAGGAGACCCGCAGGGTAAAATGCGACCTTTCTTTGGAAGGTGGAATAACCCAAGAACTCCTTGATAAATTTGCAATGCTAGTGGATGATGAAGAATTGGAGATGAGAGAGTTACAAGCAGGGCCGAATCCTGTCTCCTGTTCAAATCATTTTGCTTCCAATGGATCAAATGGTTGTTCCCTCTGTAAAG attttttagcaaaatttcCTCCAATGTCGGTCAAGATGAAGCAGCCCTTCTGTATGCAGCCCTGGGATTCTTTGGAGACGGTCAAGAAGCTCTTTAAG GCAATCCATTTTCTTTATACTTATGCTGCGATGCTTGATATTAACTCTTTTACTCTTGATGAGTTTGCTCAAGCATTTCATGACAAG GATTCCTTGTTACTTGGAAAGATTCATTTGGCCCTCCTGAAGCTTCTTCTCTTTGACATTGAAACGGAGCTTACTAGGGGGTCCTTTCATCATTTGAGCAAATCTTGCAAGTTATTGGCATTACTACACTCG GTTGAGAATCAAGATATCATTGTTGATTTCTGGAAAAAGTCCTTGAACCCATTGACATGGACAGAAATACTACGTCAAGTATTGGTTGCAGCAGGTTTTGGATCAAAGAAAGGTGCATCACATAGAGAAGCTGTTAACGAG GAAATGAGCCTTATGATGAAGTATGGTATGCGTCCTGGGACTTTGAAGGGAGAGTTGTTTAGGCTTTTGTCGGAGCAAGGTAATAATGGCCTGAAAGTTTCTGAAATGGCAAGGGCTTCACAG GTTATGGGGTTGAACATCTCCAGCAATACGGAGGAACTGGAAAAAGCTATATGCTCCACGCTTTCAAGTGATATTACTTTGTTTGAAAAGATTTCACCCTCCATATATCGTCTACGGATAAACTTTACCTCAAAGGATGCTGAACATCTTCAGTCTGACACAGATGACTCAGGAAGTGTTGAGAATCTCGATGATGATATGTGTAGCAGTGGTGATGATTCTGAGTGCGACTCAGGAGATCTTACTGTTGGAATATTTAAGTGTGCAAATagtcacaaaagaaaaaatagcatGATGATAATAGATACAGAGATTGATGAGAGTCACCCCGGAGAAGTATGGTTGTTAGGACTGATGGAAGGTGAATATTCTGACTTAAGTATTGAAGAAAAGTTGAATGCTTTAGTGGCCTTGATTGACCTTGTTCGTGCTGGATCCAGCATTCTTATGGAG CCTGAGCAGAATTCATCACAAATAGTCACTGAAGCAGTTCCGAGCTCTGTCTATACTGGTTGTGGAGCAAAAATTAAGAGGGCCTCATCAAATCAGCAAAACTTATTAGGTTCCTCCTTGGTGCATCATGAACAAAGGCACGGCCTTAGTTTGTCAGCAGAGACTCAACCCATCGATTCTTCAGCGTTGCTGTCAAAATTGCATGTTAAGCAGATATCTTCTGGCAAATTAACAGAAGCAGAAGATGTGGAAATAGCTGATTATCCTCACCCAATGCAATCTGTGTATCTGGGATCAGATCGTCGTTACAATAGATATTGGCTTTTCCTGGGTCCTTGCAATGCAAGTGATCCGGGACATAGGAGTTTCTATTTCGAATCTTCTGAAGATGGGCACTGGGAGATCATTGATACCAAAGAG GCTTTCTGCTCCTTACTATCGGTTTTAGATAATAGGGGTGTGCGGGAGGCACTTCTTATTGAATCTTTGGAGAAACGAAAGGCTTTTATCTTCCAATCAATGTCAAGATGTATGGTGAGTCAAGCTGATGTTAGATCGGGGATCCTATCTGATATGAGTGAGCGTGATTCTGTCAGGGAAGCAAGTTCTTCTCCTATTTCTGATGTAGACAATGGCACAAGTCTGATTGCAAGTGGAGATTCTTTTCCTTTATGTAGTGCTATAACCATTGAAGTTGGAAAGAAGGGGGAAGAACTAAAGCAAAGATGGAGCCGCCTTAAAGCAGTTGATTCATGGATATGGAATTCTTTCTACTTAGCACTTAATGCTGTAAGGCATAAAAGAAAATCTTATCATGATTCACTTAACAAATGTGAGAGATGTCATGATTTGTATTGGCGAGATGAAAAACACTGTAAGATTTGCCATACAACGTTTGAGCTTGATTTTGATTtagaagaaaaatatgcaatcCATGCAGCCACTTGTAGGGAAAAAGAGGAGACTGATACGTTTCCAAAGCACAGAGTTCTATCATCACAGTTGCAGTCTATAAAAGCTGCAATTCATGCTATAGAG TCAGCTATGCCTGAAGATGCACTTATTGGTGCTTGGACCAAGTCTGCCCACAGGCTTTGGGTAAAAAGACTCAGACGAACCTCCTCCTTGACAGAGCTTTTGCAG GTCCTTGCAGATTTTGTCAGTGCCATTAATAGGGATTGGTTGCGCCAGTGCAACACTGTGCCTGGTTGCAATTTATCTGGGGAAGAAATAGTTGCATATTTTCCTATTATTCCTCATACTACATCTGCAGTTGCGCTCTGGCTGGTCAAAATGGATATGCTAGTAGCTCCATACTTGGAAACTTTACGGTCTAGTGAGAATCATTAG
- the LOC115752448 gene encoding homeobox-DDT domain protein RLT3 isoform X3 codes for MELKRKTPLQLQALETFYSEEKYPTQKAMKGYAASLGLTFKQVQGWFIEKRKRRKRNCEVPFGISVQDRAQSADLLPLTCGHLACTNAKRTGKPICLQDMLFSPGYILKKVFRKDGPVLGVEFDSLPTGSLLHGKAGPRNNLSCLQILREPKKRKVSTQEMTDSQDGFNSDPLKRHGIGKGLMTAWRATNPDGGDFPSGVDIVGRAGATSRVSTSKLKKSCQSKNKRQQTVAMIQRKLRDKLSRKKNPLMNKKKEVKRKPFNQDSVLKETRRVKCDLSLEGGITQELLDKFAMLVDDEELEMRELQAGPNPVSCSNHFASNGSNGCSLCKDFLAKFPPMSVKMKQPFCMQPWDSLETVKKLFKAIHFLYTYAAMLDINSFTLDEFAQAFHDKDSLLLGKIHLALLKLLLFDIETELTRGSFHHLSKSCKLLALLHSVENQDIIVDFWKKSLNPLTWTEILRQVLVAAGFGSKKGASHREAVNEEMSLMMKYGMRPGTLKGELFRLLSEQGNNGLKVSEMARASQVMGLNISSNTEELEKAICSTLSSDITLFEKISPSIYRLRINFTSKDAEHLQSDTDDSGSVENLDDDMCSSGDDSECDSGDLTVGIFKCANSHKRKNSMMIIDTEIDESHPGEVWLLGLMEGEYSDLSIEEKLNALVALIDLVRAGSSILMENSSQIVTEAVPSSVYTGCGAKIKRASSNQQNLLGSSLVHHEQRHGLSLSAETQPIDSSALLSKLHVKQISSGKLTEAEDVEIADYPHPMQSVYLGSDRRYNRYWLFLGPCNASDPGHRSFYFESSEDGHWEIIDTKEAFCSLLSVLDNRGVREALLIESLEKRKAFIFQSMSRCMVSQADVRSGILSDMSERDSVREASSSPISDVDNGTSLIASGDSFPLCSAITIEVGKKGEELKQRWSRLKAVDSWIWNSFYLALNAVRHKRKSYHDSLNKCERCHDLYWRDEKHCKICHTTFELDFDLEEKYAIHAATCREKEETDTFPKHRVLSSQLQSIKAAIHAIESAMPEDALIGAWTKSAHRLWVKRLRRTSSLTELLQVLADFVSAINRDWLRQCNTVPGCNLSGEEIVAYFPIIPHTTSAVALWLVKMDMLVAPYLETLRSSENH; via the exons ATGGAGCTGAAGAGGAAAACTCCACTTCAGCTTCAAGCGCTGGAGACATTTTACTCAG aGGAGAAGTATCCGACACAAAAGGCTATGAAAGGTTATGCTGCATCGTTAGGATTGACGTTCAAGCAAGTGCAGGGATGGTTTATAGAGAAGAGGAAGCGACGTAAAAGGAACTGTGAAGTTCCCTTCGGTATTTCTGTTCAAGACAGAGCACAGTCAGCTGATTTGTTGCCTTTGACATGTGGACATCTAGCTTGTACTAATGCTAAGAGAACGGGAAAGCCCATTTGTCTGCAGGATATGTTGTTCAGTCCTGGTTATATTCTGAAGAAAGTGTTTCGCAAGGATGGTCCCGTCCTTGGTGTAGAATTCGATTCTCTTCCTACAGGGTCTCTTTTGCATGGTAAAGCTG GCCCTCGAAATAATCTTTCTTGCCTTCAGATTCTCAGggaaccaaaaaagagaaag GTATCCACTCAAGAAATGACAGATAGCCAGGATGGCTTTAATAGTGATCCATTGAAAAGACATGGCATTGGCAAGGGTTTGATGACAGCTTGGCGCGCAACCAATCCTGACGGTGGAGACTTTCCTTCTGGTGTGGATATTGTTGGAAGAGCTGGCGCTACATCACGtgtgtcaacttcaaaattaaaGAAGTCTTGTCAAAGCAAAAACAAGCGTCAACAAACTGTTGCAATG ATACAGAGGAAGCTGAGGGACAAGttatcaagaaaaaagaaccctTTGATGAATAAGAAGAAAGAGGTGAAACGG AAACCGTTTAATCAGGATTCAGTTCTGAAGGAGACCCGCAGGGTAAAATGCGACCTTTCTTTGGAAGGTGGAATAACCCAAGAACTCCTTGATAAATTTGCAATGCTAGTGGATGATGAAGAATTGGAGATGAGAGAGTTACAAGCAGGGCCGAATCCTGTCTCCTGTTCAAATCATTTTGCTTCCAATGGATCAAATGGTTGTTCCCTCTGTAAAG attttttagcaaaatttcCTCCAATGTCGGTCAAGATGAAGCAGCCCTTCTGTATGCAGCCCTGGGATTCTTTGGAGACGGTCAAGAAGCTCTTTAAG GCAATCCATTTTCTTTATACTTATGCTGCGATGCTTGATATTAACTCTTTTACTCTTGATGAGTTTGCTCAAGCATTTCATGACAAG GATTCCTTGTTACTTGGAAAGATTCATTTGGCCCTCCTGAAGCTTCTTCTCTTTGACATTGAAACGGAGCTTACTAGGGGGTCCTTTCATCATTTGAGCAAATCTTGCAAGTTATTGGCATTACTACACTCG GTTGAGAATCAAGATATCATTGTTGATTTCTGGAAAAAGTCCTTGAACCCATTGACATGGACAGAAATACTACGTCAAGTATTGGTTGCAGCAGGTTTTGGATCAAAGAAAGGTGCATCACATAGAGAAGCTGTTAACGAG GAAATGAGCCTTATGATGAAGTATGGTATGCGTCCTGGGACTTTGAAGGGAGAGTTGTTTAGGCTTTTGTCGGAGCAAGGTAATAATGGCCTGAAAGTTTCTGAAATGGCAAGGGCTTCACAG GTTATGGGGTTGAACATCTCCAGCAATACGGAGGAACTGGAAAAAGCTATATGCTCCACGCTTTCAAGTGATATTACTTTGTTTGAAAAGATTTCACCCTCCATATATCGTCTACGGATAAACTTTACCTCAAAGGATGCTGAACATCTTCAGTCTGACACAGATGACTCAGGAAGTGTTGAGAATCTCGATGATGATATGTGTAGCAGTGGTGATGATTCTGAGTGCGACTCAGGAGATCTTACTGTTGGAATATTTAAGTGTGCAAATagtcacaaaagaaaaaatagcatGATGATAATAGATACAGAGATTGATGAGAGTCACCCCGGAGAAGTATGGTTGTTAGGACTGATGGAAGGTGAATATTCTGACTTAAGTATTGAAGAAAAGTTGAATGCTTTAGTGGCCTTGATTGACCTTGTTCGTGCTGGATCCAGCATTCTTATGGAG AATTCATCACAAATAGTCACTGAAGCAGTTCCGAGCTCTGTCTATACTGGTTGTGGAGCAAAAATTAAGAGGGCCTCATCAAATCAGCAAAACTTATTAGGTTCCTCCTTGGTGCATCATGAACAAAGGCACGGCCTTAGTTTGTCAGCAGAGACTCAACCCATCGATTCTTCAGCGTTGCTGTCAAAATTGCATGTTAAGCAGATATCTTCTGGCAAATTAACAGAAGCAGAAGATGTGGAAATAGCTGATTATCCTCACCCAATGCAATCTGTGTATCTGGGATCAGATCGTCGTTACAATAGATATTGGCTTTTCCTGGGTCCTTGCAATGCAAGTGATCCGGGACATAGGAGTTTCTATTTCGAATCTTCTGAAGATGGGCACTGGGAGATCATTGATACCAAAGAG GCTTTCTGCTCCTTACTATCGGTTTTAGATAATAGGGGTGTGCGGGAGGCACTTCTTATTGAATCTTTGGAGAAACGAAAGGCTTTTATCTTCCAATCAATGTCAAGATGTATGGTGAGTCAAGCTGATGTTAGATCGGGGATCCTATCTGATATGAGTGAGCGTGATTCTGTCAGGGAAGCAAGTTCTTCTCCTATTTCTGATGTAGACAATGGCACAAGTCTGATTGCAAGTGGAGATTCTTTTCCTTTATGTAGTGCTATAACCATTGAAGTTGGAAAGAAGGGGGAAGAACTAAAGCAAAGATGGAGCCGCCTTAAAGCAGTTGATTCATGGATATGGAATTCTTTCTACTTAGCACTTAATGCTGTAAGGCATAAAAGAAAATCTTATCATGATTCACTTAACAAATGTGAGAGATGTCATGATTTGTATTGGCGAGATGAAAAACACTGTAAGATTTGCCATACAACGTTTGAGCTTGATTTTGATTtagaagaaaaatatgcaatcCATGCAGCCACTTGTAGGGAAAAAGAGGAGACTGATACGTTTCCAAAGCACAGAGTTCTATCATCACAGTTGCAGTCTATAAAAGCTGCAATTCATGCTATAGAG TCAGCTATGCCTGAAGATGCACTTATTGGTGCTTGGACCAAGTCTGCCCACAGGCTTTGGGTAAAAAGACTCAGACGAACCTCCTCCTTGACAGAGCTTTTGCAG GTCCTTGCAGATTTTGTCAGTGCCATTAATAGGGATTGGTTGCGCCAGTGCAACACTGTGCCTGGTTGCAATTTATCTGGGGAAGAAATAGTTGCATATTTTCCTATTATTCCTCATACTACATCTGCAGTTGCGCTCTGGCTGGTCAAAATGGATATGCTAGTAGCTCCATACTTGGAAACTTTACGGTCTAGTGAGAATCATTAG
- the LOC115752448 gene encoding homeobox-DDT domain protein RLT3 isoform X2, translating into MELKRKTPLQLQALETFYSEEKYPTQKAMKGYAASLGLTFKQVQGWFIEKRKRRKRNCEVPFGISVQDRAQSADLLPLTCGHLACTNAKRTGKPICLQDMLFSPGYILKKVFRKDGPVLGVEFDSLPTGSLLHGKAGPRNNLSCLQILREPKKRKVSTQEMTDSQDGFNSDPLKRHGIGKGLMTAWRATNPDGGDFPSGVDIVGRAGATSRVSTSKLKKSCQSKNKRQQTVAMIQRKLRDKLSRKKNPLMNKKKEKPFNQDSVLKETRRVKCDLSLEGGITQELLDKFAMLVDDEELEMRELQAGPNPVSCSNHFASNGSNGCSLCKDFLAKFPPMSVKMKQPFCMQPWDSLETVKKLFKAIHFLYTYAAMLDINSFTLDEFAQAFHDKDSLLLGKIHLALLKLLLFDIETELTRGSFHHLSKSCKLLALLHSVENQDIIVDFWKKSLNPLTWTEILRQVLVAAGFGSKKGASHREAVNEEMSLMMKYGMRPGTLKGELFRLLSEQGNNGLKVSEMARASQVMGLNISSNTEELEKAICSTLSSDITLFEKISPSIYRLRINFTSKDAEHLQSDTDDSGSVENLDDDMCSSGDDSECDSGDLTVGIFKCANSHKRKNSMMIIDTEIDESHPGEVWLLGLMEGEYSDLSIEEKLNALVALIDLVRAGSSILMEPEQNSSQIVTEAVPSSVYTGCGAKIKRASSNQQNLLGSSLVHHEQRHGLSLSAETQPIDSSALLSKLHVKQISSGKLTEAEDVEIADYPHPMQSVYLGSDRRYNRYWLFLGPCNASDPGHRSFYFESSEDGHWEIIDTKEAFCSLLSVLDNRGVREALLIESLEKRKAFIFQSMSRCMVSQADVRSGILSDMSERDSVREASSSPISDVDNGTSLIASGDSFPLCSAITIEVGKKGEELKQRWSRLKAVDSWIWNSFYLALNAVRHKRKSYHDSLNKCERCHDLYWRDEKHCKICHTTFELDFDLEEKYAIHAATCREKEETDTFPKHRVLSSQLQSIKAAIHAIESAMPEDALIGAWTKSAHRLWVKRLRRTSSLTELLQVLADFVSAINRDWLRQCNTVPGCNLSGEEIVAYFPIIPHTTSAVALWLVKMDMLVAPYLETLRSSENH; encoded by the exons ATGGAGCTGAAGAGGAAAACTCCACTTCAGCTTCAAGCGCTGGAGACATTTTACTCAG aGGAGAAGTATCCGACACAAAAGGCTATGAAAGGTTATGCTGCATCGTTAGGATTGACGTTCAAGCAAGTGCAGGGATGGTTTATAGAGAAGAGGAAGCGACGTAAAAGGAACTGTGAAGTTCCCTTCGGTATTTCTGTTCAAGACAGAGCACAGTCAGCTGATTTGTTGCCTTTGACATGTGGACATCTAGCTTGTACTAATGCTAAGAGAACGGGAAAGCCCATTTGTCTGCAGGATATGTTGTTCAGTCCTGGTTATATTCTGAAGAAAGTGTTTCGCAAGGATGGTCCCGTCCTTGGTGTAGAATTCGATTCTCTTCCTACAGGGTCTCTTTTGCATGGTAAAGCTG GCCCTCGAAATAATCTTTCTTGCCTTCAGATTCTCAGggaaccaaaaaagagaaag GTATCCACTCAAGAAATGACAGATAGCCAGGATGGCTTTAATAGTGATCCATTGAAAAGACATGGCATTGGCAAGGGTTTGATGACAGCTTGGCGCGCAACCAATCCTGACGGTGGAGACTTTCCTTCTGGTGTGGATATTGTTGGAAGAGCTGGCGCTACATCACGtgtgtcaacttcaaaattaaaGAAGTCTTGTCAAAGCAAAAACAAGCGTCAACAAACTGTTGCAATG ATACAGAGGAAGCTGAGGGACAAGttatcaagaaaaaagaaccctTTGATGAATAAGAAGAAAGAG AAACCGTTTAATCAGGATTCAGTTCTGAAGGAGACCCGCAGGGTAAAATGCGACCTTTCTTTGGAAGGTGGAATAACCCAAGAACTCCTTGATAAATTTGCAATGCTAGTGGATGATGAAGAATTGGAGATGAGAGAGTTACAAGCAGGGCCGAATCCTGTCTCCTGTTCAAATCATTTTGCTTCCAATGGATCAAATGGTTGTTCCCTCTGTAAAG attttttagcaaaatttcCTCCAATGTCGGTCAAGATGAAGCAGCCCTTCTGTATGCAGCCCTGGGATTCTTTGGAGACGGTCAAGAAGCTCTTTAAG GCAATCCATTTTCTTTATACTTATGCTGCGATGCTTGATATTAACTCTTTTACTCTTGATGAGTTTGCTCAAGCATTTCATGACAAG GATTCCTTGTTACTTGGAAAGATTCATTTGGCCCTCCTGAAGCTTCTTCTCTTTGACATTGAAACGGAGCTTACTAGGGGGTCCTTTCATCATTTGAGCAAATCTTGCAAGTTATTGGCATTACTACACTCG GTTGAGAATCAAGATATCATTGTTGATTTCTGGAAAAAGTCCTTGAACCCATTGACATGGACAGAAATACTACGTCAAGTATTGGTTGCAGCAGGTTTTGGATCAAAGAAAGGTGCATCACATAGAGAAGCTGTTAACGAG GAAATGAGCCTTATGATGAAGTATGGTATGCGTCCTGGGACTTTGAAGGGAGAGTTGTTTAGGCTTTTGTCGGAGCAAGGTAATAATGGCCTGAAAGTTTCTGAAATGGCAAGGGCTTCACAG GTTATGGGGTTGAACATCTCCAGCAATACGGAGGAACTGGAAAAAGCTATATGCTCCACGCTTTCAAGTGATATTACTTTGTTTGAAAAGATTTCACCCTCCATATATCGTCTACGGATAAACTTTACCTCAAAGGATGCTGAACATCTTCAGTCTGACACAGATGACTCAGGAAGTGTTGAGAATCTCGATGATGATATGTGTAGCAGTGGTGATGATTCTGAGTGCGACTCAGGAGATCTTACTGTTGGAATATTTAAGTGTGCAAATagtcacaaaagaaaaaatagcatGATGATAATAGATACAGAGATTGATGAGAGTCACCCCGGAGAAGTATGGTTGTTAGGACTGATGGAAGGTGAATATTCTGACTTAAGTATTGAAGAAAAGTTGAATGCTTTAGTGGCCTTGATTGACCTTGTTCGTGCTGGATCCAGCATTCTTATGGAG CCTGAGCAGAATTCATCACAAATAGTCACTGAAGCAGTTCCGAGCTCTGTCTATACTGGTTGTGGAGCAAAAATTAAGAGGGCCTCATCAAATCAGCAAAACTTATTAGGTTCCTCCTTGGTGCATCATGAACAAAGGCACGGCCTTAGTTTGTCAGCAGAGACTCAACCCATCGATTCTTCAGCGTTGCTGTCAAAATTGCATGTTAAGCAGATATCTTCTGGCAAATTAACAGAAGCAGAAGATGTGGAAATAGCTGATTATCCTCACCCAATGCAATCTGTGTATCTGGGATCAGATCGTCGTTACAATAGATATTGGCTTTTCCTGGGTCCTTGCAATGCAAGTGATCCGGGACATAGGAGTTTCTATTTCGAATCTTCTGAAGATGGGCACTGGGAGATCATTGATACCAAAGAG GCTTTCTGCTCCTTACTATCGGTTTTAGATAATAGGGGTGTGCGGGAGGCACTTCTTATTGAATCTTTGGAGAAACGAAAGGCTTTTATCTTCCAATCAATGTCAAGATGTATGGTGAGTCAAGCTGATGTTAGATCGGGGATCCTATCTGATATGAGTGAGCGTGATTCTGTCAGGGAAGCAAGTTCTTCTCCTATTTCTGATGTAGACAATGGCACAAGTCTGATTGCAAGTGGAGATTCTTTTCCTTTATGTAGTGCTATAACCATTGAAGTTGGAAAGAAGGGGGAAGAACTAAAGCAAAGATGGAGCCGCCTTAAAGCAGTTGATTCATGGATATGGAATTCTTTCTACTTAGCACTTAATGCTGTAAGGCATAAAAGAAAATCTTATCATGATTCACTTAACAAATGTGAGAGATGTCATGATTTGTATTGGCGAGATGAAAAACACTGTAAGATTTGCCATACAACGTTTGAGCTTGATTTTGATTtagaagaaaaatatgcaatcCATGCAGCCACTTGTAGGGAAAAAGAGGAGACTGATACGTTTCCAAAGCACAGAGTTCTATCATCACAGTTGCAGTCTATAAAAGCTGCAATTCATGCTATAGAG TCAGCTATGCCTGAAGATGCACTTATTGGTGCTTGGACCAAGTCTGCCCACAGGCTTTGGGTAAAAAGACTCAGACGAACCTCCTCCTTGACAGAGCTTTTGCAG GTCCTTGCAGATTTTGTCAGTGCCATTAATAGGGATTGGTTGCGCCAGTGCAACACTGTGCCTGGTTGCAATTTATCTGGGGAAGAAATAGTTGCATATTTTCCTATTATTCCTCATACTACATCTGCAGTTGCGCTCTGGCTGGTCAAAATGGATATGCTAGTAGCTCCATACTTGGAAACTTTACGGTCTAGTGAGAATCATTAG
- the LOC115752451 gene encoding photosystem I chlorophyll a/b-binding protein 3-1, chloroplastic — protein sequence MAAAQALVSSSLTSSVESARHLLGSRPVASPRKASFVVRAASTPPVKQGADRQLWFASKQSLTYLDGSLPGDYGFDPLGLSDPEGTGGFIEPRWLAYGEIFNGRCAMVGAIGAIAPEILGKAGLIPPETALPWFKTGVIPPAGTYDYWADPYTLFVFELALVGFAEHRRFQDWYNPGSMGKQYFLGLEKGLGGSGDPAYPGGPFFNPLGLGKDEKSMKDFKLKEVKNGRLAMLAMLGYFIQAPVTGVGPFQNLLDHLADPVNNNILTNLKFH from the exons ATGGCAGCGGCACAAGCTCTCGTATCGTCGTCGCTTACCTCCTCCGTCGAGTCGGCGAGGCATCTGCTGGGGTCGAGGCCCGTCGCTTCCCCGAGGAAGGCCTCGTTCGTCGTTAGAGCCGCTTCGACTCCACCAGTCAAG CAAGGAGCGGATAGGCAATTGTGGTTTGCATCCAAGCAAAGCCTTACATACTTGGACGGAAG CCTCCCTGGTGACTATGGTTTCGACCCGTTGGGTCTCTCAGACCCTGAGGGCACCGGAGGGTTCATCGAGCCCCGGTGGCTAGCCTATGGAGAGATATTCAATGGGCGTTGCGCCATGGTGGGTGCTATTGGAGCGATTGCACCCGAGATTCTAGGAAAGGCAGGGTTGATCCCACCAGAAACCGCCCTCCCCTGGTTCAAGACCGGTGTGATCCCGCCGGCTGGGACGTACGACTACTGGGCCGACCCCTACACGCTCTTCGTGTTTGAGTTGGCTCTCGTGGGCTTCGCCGAGCACAGGAGGTTCCAAGACTGGTACAACCCGGGCTCAATGGGCAAACAATACTTCCTAGGGCTCGAGAAGGGCTTGGGCGGTTCAGGAGACCCAGCATATCCCGGTGGGCCGTTCTTCAACCCTCTAGGGCTTGGCAAAGACGAGAAGTCAATGAAGGATTTTAAGCTGAAGGAGGTGAAGAATGGGAGGTTGGCAATGTTGGCCATGTTGGGCTACTTCATCCAAGCCCCTGTGACCGGTGTTGGCCCTTTCCAAAACCTCCTGGACCACCTGGCTGACCCAGTCAACAACAACATTTTGACCAACCTCAAGTTCCATTAG